In the Setaria italica strain Yugu1 chromosome VI, Setaria_italica_v2.0, whole genome shotgun sequence genome, one interval contains:
- the LOC101758977 gene encoding protein PHR1-LIKE 2: MFPGLIHHAGRGGRPDAAGAEDSPRGGGLGLHGHGGGPSVVLTADPKPRLRWTADLHDRFVDAVSQLGGPDKATPKAIMRTMGVKGLTLFHLKSHLQKYRLGRQSGKELTEQSKDASYLMEAQSGTNSSPRGSTPDVKESQELKEALRAQMEVQRRLHEQVEVQKHMQIRMEANQKYIDAILDKAFKIVSEQLSGISISDRDLPDLASAGVMFSPADPLSPSVFHQLSVSAVSLLSPGGGKALPHVAIDISQKPPELKRKSR; the protein is encoded by the exons ATGTTCCCCGGCCTGATCCAccacgccggccgcggcggccgccccgacgccgcgggcgccgaggattcgccgcgcggcggcgggctggggcTGCACGGGCACGGCGGTGGGCCCAGCGTGGTGCTGACGGCCGACCCCAAGCCCAGGCTCCGCTGGACGGCCGACCTCCACGACCGTTTCGTCGACGCCGTCTCCCAGCTCGGCGGGCCCGACA AAGCAACACCAAAAGCTATCATGAGGACAATGGGTGTGAAGGGCCTCACCCTTTTTCACTTGAAAAGCCATCTTCAG AAATACAGACTGGGAAGACAGTCCGGCAAAGAGTTGACAGAGCAATCCAAAGATG CTTCTTACCTTATGGAAGCTCAGAGTGGAACAAATTCGTCTCCTAGAGGTTCTACTCCAGATGTGAAAGA GAGTCAAGAACTTAAAGAAGCACTGAGAGCACAAATGGAAGTGCAACGAAGATTGCATGAGCAAGTGGAG GTCCAGAAGCATATGCAGATCCGAATGGAGGCGAACCAGAAGTACATCGACGCAATACTAGATAAGGCATTCAAGATAGTATCTGAGCAACTGAGTGGCATCAGCATATCTGACCGAGACCTGCCGGATCTGGCCTCTGCTGGGGTTATGTTTAGCCCTGCAGATCCCTTGAGCCCATCAGTCTTCCACCAGCTCTCTGTCAGCGCGGTTAGCCTGCTCAGCCCTGGAGGAGGCAAAGCCCTTCCGCATGTTGCCATCGACATCTCCCAGAAGCCACCAGAACTGAAGCGCAAGTCACGCTGA